One window of the Rosa rugosa chromosome 3, drRosRugo1.1, whole genome shotgun sequence genome contains the following:
- the LOC133738322 gene encoding small ubiquitin-related modifier 1-like → MSGTTGGAPEEDKKPSDQSAHINLKVKGQDGNEVFFRIKHSTQLKKLMNAYCDRQSVDMNSIAFLFDGRRLRPEQTPDELEMEDGDEIDAMLHQTGGGWA, encoded by the exons ATGTCAGGGACAACGGGAGGAGCTCCGGAGGAAGATAAGAAGCCCAGTGATCAATCTGCCCACATTAACCTCAAAGTGAAGGGTCAG GATGGTAATGAGGTATTCTTCAGGATCAAACATAGCACCCAGCTGAAGAAACTCATGAATGCCTACTGTGATCGGCAGTCAGTGGACATGAACTCCATTGCATTCTTGTTTGATGGACGCAGACTCCGGCCAGAGCAGACTCCAGATGAG CTTGAGATGGAAGATGGTGATGAGATTGATGCAATGCTGCACCAAACTGGAGGAGGGTGGGCATGA
- the LOC133738321 gene encoding ER lumen protein-retaining receptor-like, giving the protein MNIFRLAGDMTHLASVLVLLLKIHTIKSCAGVSLKTQELYALVFVTRYLDIFTDFISLYNTVMKLIFLGSSFSIVWYIRQHRIVRRSYDRDQDTFRHHFLLAPCLVLALIFNEKFTFKEVLWSFSLFLEAVAILPQLVLLQRTRNIDNLTGQYVFLLGAYRALYILNWIYRYFTEPHYIHWTPWIAGIVQTLLYGDFFYYYFHSWKNNQKLQIPA; this is encoded by the exons ATGAATATATTCAGATTAGCGGGTGACATGACCCATCTTGCCAGCGTTCTCGTCTTGCTCCTCAAGATCCACACCATCAAATCCTGTGCTG GTGTTTCTTTGAAGACTCAAGAACTCTATGCCCTTGTTTTTGTTACTCGCTACTTGGACATTTTCACCGATTTCATATCTTTATATAACACCGTCATGAAGCTAATATTCTTGGGGAGTTCTTTTTCAATTGTTTGGTACATTAGGCAGCACAGGATTGTTCGCAGGTCCTATGATAGAGACCAAGACACCTTCCGCCATCATTTCCTACTGGCACCATGTCTAGTTTTGGCCCTAATATTCAATGAGAAGTTCACTTTCAAGGAG GTCTTGTGgtcattttcattatttttagaAGCTGTTGCTATCCTTCCTCAGCTTGTGCTGTTACAGAGAACGAGAAATATTGACAACTTGACAGGGCAATACGTCTTCCTCCTTGG TGCATACCGAGCATTATACATCCTCAACTGGATTTACCGCTACTTCACTGAACCACACTATATCCATTGGACAC CATGGATTGCTGGGATTGTTCAAACACTGCTTTATGGCGACTTCTTCTACTATTATTTCCACAG TTGGAAAAACAACCAGAAGCTTCAGATACCTGCTTGA
- the LOC133740520 gene encoding protein XRI1 isoform X2, translating to MDYNNDDQRWDWHRNPRIQKDSNHDISESLWNGVPQNQEDLSYMLDDETTPVKACGDLAYEVNQRDNRNKEPEEQRESFSQVKRRRMLQFDTEAMDSSLSSEDLSSTFLKSNEGVDSIEEAFEATNWVSGFSENTSASGYECLDESPDRWIDECFNDPADMQFSPDDMNFSGASDVHIDIAKLCDIQPEYHANVNQHRVTRAPRNIIFRGRKSYIRTPTKLATSVAYPFAFIKPSGTHGAVTLKDINQRIRTPPPSKAKQKEPEPYPTSAFSGKPVVGKTKIRTEGGKGSITIMRTKG from the exons ATGGATTACAATAATGACGA TCAGCGCTGGGATTGGCACCGGAATCCTCGTATCCAAAAGGACTCCAATCACG ACATATCTGAATCCCTGTGGAATGGAGTGCCTCAGAATCAAGAGGACCTTTCTTACATGTTGGATGATGAAACAACCCCAGTTAAGGCTTGTGGGGATTTGGCCTATGAGGTTAACCAAAGAG ATAATAGAAATAAGGAACCAGAAGAACAGAGAGAATCTTTCTCGCAAGTAAAAAGGCGTCGGATGCTACAATTTGATACTGAAGCAATGGATTCTTCCCTTTCAAGTGAAGACTTATCGTCTACATTCTTGAAATCAAAT GAGGGGGTTGATTCAATTGAGGAGGCTTTTGAAGCAACAAATTGGGTATCTGGGTTTTCAG aaAATACATCTGCCTCTGGCTATGAATGCCTAGATGAATCACCGGATAGGTGGATTGACGAGTGCTTCAATGATCCTGCTGATATGCAATTCAGCCCTGATGATAT GAATTTCTCTGGTGCATCTGATGTTCATATTGACATTGCAA AGTTGTGCGACATCCAACCTGAGTATCATGCAAATGTGAATCAACATCGAGTTACTCGAGCACCTCGAAATATCATATTTAGAG GTAGGAAGTCTTACATTCGGACTCCCACTAAGCTGGCTACTTCTGTGGCATATCCATTTGCATTCATTAAACCCTCTGGAACCCATGGAGCTGTAACTCTGAAGGACATAAACCAGCGGATCCGCACTCCGCCACCTTCAAAAGCAAAGCAAAAAGAGCCTGAACCATATCCCACTTCAGCCTTTTCTGGGAAACCTGTCGTTGGCAAAACTAAAATTCGCACTGAAGGAGGAAAAGGCAGCATTACAATAATGAGAACCAAAGGCTAA
- the LOC133740520 gene encoding protein XRI1 isoform X1 yields the protein MDYNNDDQRWDWHRNPRIQKDSNHDISESLWNGVPQNQEDLSYMLDDETTPVKACGDLAYEVNQREMWVSDNRNKEPEEQRESFSQVKRRRMLQFDTEAMDSSLSSEDLSSTFLKSNEGVDSIEEAFEATNWVSGFSENTSASGYECLDESPDRWIDECFNDPADMQFSPDDMNFSGASDVHIDIAKLCDIQPEYHANVNQHRVTRAPRNIIFRGRKSYIRTPTKLATSVAYPFAFIKPSGTHGAVTLKDINQRIRTPPPSKAKQKEPEPYPTSAFSGKPVVGKTKIRTEGGKGSITIMRTKG from the exons ATGGATTACAATAATGACGA TCAGCGCTGGGATTGGCACCGGAATCCTCGTATCCAAAAGGACTCCAATCACG ACATATCTGAATCCCTGTGGAATGGAGTGCCTCAGAATCAAGAGGACCTTTCTTACATGTTGGATGATGAAACAACCCCAGTTAAGGCTTGTGGGGATTTGGCCTATGAGGTTAACCAAAGAG AAATGTGGGTTTCAGATAATAGAAATAAGGAACCAGAAGAACAGAGAGAATCTTTCTCGCAAGTAAAAAGGCGTCGGATGCTACAATTTGATACTGAAGCAATGGATTCTTCCCTTTCAAGTGAAGACTTATCGTCTACATTCTTGAAATCAAAT GAGGGGGTTGATTCAATTGAGGAGGCTTTTGAAGCAACAAATTGGGTATCTGGGTTTTCAG aaAATACATCTGCCTCTGGCTATGAATGCCTAGATGAATCACCGGATAGGTGGATTGACGAGTGCTTCAATGATCCTGCTGATATGCAATTCAGCCCTGATGATAT GAATTTCTCTGGTGCATCTGATGTTCATATTGACATTGCAA AGTTGTGCGACATCCAACCTGAGTATCATGCAAATGTGAATCAACATCGAGTTACTCGAGCACCTCGAAATATCATATTTAGAG GTAGGAAGTCTTACATTCGGACTCCCACTAAGCTGGCTACTTCTGTGGCATATCCATTTGCATTCATTAAACCCTCTGGAACCCATGGAGCTGTAACTCTGAAGGACATAAACCAGCGGATCCGCACTCCGCCACCTTCAAAAGCAAAGCAAAAAGAGCCTGAACCATATCCCACTTCAGCCTTTTCTGGGAAACCTGTCGTTGGCAAAACTAAAATTCGCACTGAAGGAGGAAAAGGCAGCATTACAATAATGAGAACCAAAGGCTAA
- the LOC133740520 gene encoding protein XRI1 isoform X3: MDYNNDDQRWDWHRNPRIQKDSNHDISESLWNGVPQNQEDLSYMLDDETTPVKACGDLAYEVNQREMWVSDNRNKEPEEQRESFSQVKRRRMLQFDTEAMDSSLSSEDLSSTFLKSNEGVDSIEEAFEATNWVSGFSDESPDRWIDECFNDPADMQFSPDDMNFSGASDVHIDIAKLCDIQPEYHANVNQHRVTRAPRNIIFRGRKSYIRTPTKLATSVAYPFAFIKPSGTHGAVTLKDINQRIRTPPPSKAKQKEPEPYPTSAFSGKPVVGKTKIRTEGGKGSITIMRTKG; encoded by the exons ATGGATTACAATAATGACGA TCAGCGCTGGGATTGGCACCGGAATCCTCGTATCCAAAAGGACTCCAATCACG ACATATCTGAATCCCTGTGGAATGGAGTGCCTCAGAATCAAGAGGACCTTTCTTACATGTTGGATGATGAAACAACCCCAGTTAAGGCTTGTGGGGATTTGGCCTATGAGGTTAACCAAAGAG AAATGTGGGTTTCAGATAATAGAAATAAGGAACCAGAAGAACAGAGAGAATCTTTCTCGCAAGTAAAAAGGCGTCGGATGCTACAATTTGATACTGAAGCAATGGATTCTTCCCTTTCAAGTGAAGACTTATCGTCTACATTCTTGAAATCAAAT GAGGGGGTTGATTCAATTGAGGAGGCTTTTGAAGCAACAAATTGGGTATCTGGGTTTTCAG ATGAATCACCGGATAGGTGGATTGACGAGTGCTTCAATGATCCTGCTGATATGCAATTCAGCCCTGATGATAT GAATTTCTCTGGTGCATCTGATGTTCATATTGACATTGCAA AGTTGTGCGACATCCAACCTGAGTATCATGCAAATGTGAATCAACATCGAGTTACTCGAGCACCTCGAAATATCATATTTAGAG GTAGGAAGTCTTACATTCGGACTCCCACTAAGCTGGCTACTTCTGTGGCATATCCATTTGCATTCATTAAACCCTCTGGAACCCATGGAGCTGTAACTCTGAAGGACATAAACCAGCGGATCCGCACTCCGCCACCTTCAAAAGCAAAGCAAAAAGAGCCTGAACCATATCCCACTTCAGCCTTTTCTGGGAAACCTGTCGTTGGCAAAACTAAAATTCGCACTGAAGGAGGAAAAGGCAGCATTACAATAATGAGAACCAAAGGCTAA
- the LOC133740518 gene encoding purple acid phosphatase 15, translating into MANPSWPSLPALAALTASLLVLAVGLSFSHPPKARIPTTLDGPFRPVTVPFDLSLRGNAVDLPDNDPRVVRLVKGFEPEQISVTLSATYDSVWISWITGKSQIGYNIKPLDPKSVKSVVRYGKFRNPPTHEATGYSLVYSQLYPYVGLQNYTSGIIHHVRLTGLKPNTRYFYRCGDPSIPAMSDIHHFKTMPVPGPKSYPKRIAIVGDLGLTYNTTTTVGHLTSNDPDLMLLIGDVTYANLYLTNGTGSDCYSCTFADTPIHETYQPRWDYWGRFMQNLVSRVPIMVVEGNHEVEEQVENKTFVAYSSRFAFPSAESGSSSPMYYSFNAGGIHFIMLGAYTLFDKSSEQYRWLEQDLAKVDRSATPWLVATWHAPWYSTYVAHYREAECMRLEMEELLYSYGVDIVFSGHVHAYERSNRVYNYTLDPCGPVHITIGDGGNREKMAIQHADEPGLCPKPSADEYLGMCARNFTSGPAAGKFCWDQQPDYSAFRESSFGHGILEVKNETWALWTWYRNQDSEDNVGDQFYIVREPDRCLVPQVVESWPTDL; encoded by the exons ATGGCGAACCCTTCATGGCCCTCCCTTCCCGCCCTCGCTGCCCTAACCGCCTCTCTGCTCGTTCTGGCGGTGGGCCTTTCCTTTTCCCATCCCCCCAAGGCCCGGATTCCGACCACCCTCGACGGCCCCTTCCGCCCCGTCACCGTCCCCTTCGACCTCAGCCTGCGCGGCAACGCCGTCGACTTGCCGGACAACGATCCTAGAGTTGTCCGCCTCGTTAAGGGCTTCGAGCCCGAGCAGATTTCCGTCACTCTCTCCGCCACTTACGATTCCGTTTGGATCTCCTGGATTACAG GGAAATCGCAAATTGGATACAACATAAAGCCGTTGGATCCCAAAAGTGTGAAGAGTGTTGTTCGTTATGGAAAGTTTAGGAATCCACCAACGCATGAAGCAACGGGATATTCTCTTGTTTACAGTCAGCTTTACCCTTATGTGGGTCTTCAGAACTACACTTCTGGAATCATCCACCATGTTCGTCTTACAG GGTTGAAACCCAATACAAGGTACTTTTATAGATGTGGAGATCCTTCTATACCTGCCATGAGTGACATTCACCATTTCAAGACCATGCCGGTACCCGGTCCGAAGAGCTACCCCAAGAGAATAGCAATTGTGGGAGATCTTGGCCTTACCTACAATACAACCACCACAGTTGGTCACTTGACTAGTAATGATCCTGATCTTATGCTCTTGATTGGTGATGTTACTTATGCAAACTTATACCTCACAAATGGAACTGGCTCTGACTGCTATTCCTGCACGTTTGCGGACACTCCGATACATGAGACCTATCAGCCTCGATGGGATTACTGGGGAAG GTTTATGCAGAATTTGGTTTCTAGAGTTCCGATAATGGTGGTAGAAGGGAATCATGAAGTAGAAGAACAGGTTGAGAACAAGACATTCGTGGCTTATAGTTCTCGGTTTGCATTCCCATCTGCAGAAAGTGGATCTTCGTCCCCAATGTACTACTCGTTTAATGCAGGGGGGATTCATTTCATTATGCTTGGAGCCTATACTCTCTTTGACAAATCAT CGGAGCAATACAGGTGGCTGGAGCAAGATTTGGCCAAGGTAGACAGATCCGCAACTCCATGGCTGGTAGCTACTTGGCATGCACCGTGGTACAGTACCTATGTAGCCCATTACAGAGAGGCAGAATGTATGAGACTGGAAATGGAAGAGTTACTTTACTCTTATGGCGTTGATATAGTGTTCAGTGGACAT GTTCATGCCTACGAGAGGTCAAATCGAGTTTATAATTACACATTAGATCCATGTGGTCCTGTGCATATCACTATTGGTGATGGAGGTAATCGAGAGAAGATGGCAATCCAACATGCTGATGAACCTGGTCTGTGCCCAAAGCCAAGTGCTGATGAATACCTCGGCATGTGTGCAAGAAATTTTACATCCGGTCCAGCAGCTGGTAAATTTTGTTGGGATCAGCAACCAGATTACAGTGCTTTCAGAGAAAGCAGCTTTGGCCATGGGATCCTTGAG GTGAAGAATGAGACTTGGGCTCTATGGACATGGTACCGAAATCAGGACTCTGAAGATAATGTGGGAGATCAATTTTACATAGTGAGGGAACCAGATAGATGCCTTGTCCCGCAGGTGGTTGAAAGTTGGCCTACTGATCTATGA